Proteins encoded by one window of Thermodesulfovibrionales bacterium:
- the murD gene encoding UDP-N-acetylmuramoyl-L-alanine--D-glutamate ligase, whose translation MELKGKRILVVGLGRSGAGAANLLSLLGADVTVTDKKRKEQLGGVLDGISPSVKMSLGDYPESLKGIDMVVVSPGIPLTIEPLRKARGMGIKIIGELELAYEAVSGLQPKAGGDVPQFLAITGTNGKSTTTTLLDLMLVRAGFHTVFGGNIGNALTEEIVKRAGGNGRLTRNEPLEADFIVAEVSSFQLESIERFKPKGAAILNITPDHLDRYRSSDEYGEAKARIFLNQERDDFLVLNADDEETMRIYRETSDRKRPNIPEVYFFSRKREVRGVYSDGERIICNLPEGQRGALRAEFIGTEEVRIKGVHNLENAMAASAMALLAGVQPGALVEVLREFPGLEHRMEFVRELDGVQYINDSKGTNVGAVVRSIEGFREPIVLIAGGRDKAGDFGPLRSLIRERVKTLVLIGEASGTMKTALGDLTKTVLAGDFTEAVLLARQNARRGDIVLLSPACASFDMFRDFEHRGKEFKRIVMGLS comes from the coding sequence ATGGAACTCAAGGGTAAGAGGATACTCGTCGTCGGTCTCGGGAGGAGCGGCGCGGGTGCGGCAAATCTCCTTTCGCTCCTTGGAGCCGACGTGACGGTGACGGATAAGAAGAGAAAGGAACAGCTGGGGGGGGTTCTCGACGGGATTTCTCCCTCTGTCAAGATGTCCCTCGGAGATTACCCGGAGAGTTTGAAAGGTATTGACATGGTTGTGGTGAGTCCCGGCATTCCCCTTACGATCGAGCCTCTCAGGAAGGCGAGGGGGATGGGGATAAAGATAATCGGTGAACTCGAACTCGCTTACGAAGCGGTCAGTGGTCTGCAGCCGAAGGCGGGAGGCGATGTGCCGCAGTTCCTCGCGATAACGGGGACCAATGGAAAATCAACGACGACGACCCTCCTCGACCTGATGCTTGTCAGGGCCGGTTTTCATACGGTGTTCGGAGGAAATATCGGAAATGCGCTGACGGAAGAGATCGTGAAGAGGGCGGGAGGCAACGGACGCCTCACGCGGAACGAACCATTGGAGGCGGATTTTATCGTTGCCGAGGTATCGAGTTTTCAGCTCGAATCGATTGAGCGGTTTAAACCGAAGGGTGCCGCCATCCTTAATATTACGCCTGATCATCTGGACCGGTACCGCTCCTCGGACGAGTATGGCGAGGCGAAGGCGAGGATTTTTCTGAACCAGGAGAGGGATGACTTCCTTGTGCTGAATGCCGATGACGAAGAGACGATGAGAATCTACCGTGAGACATCGGATAGAAAGAGACCGAACATCCCGGAGGTCTATTTCTTCAGCCGGAAGAGGGAAGTCCGGGGCGTCTACTCTGACGGGGAAAGAATCATCTGTAATCTCCCCGAAGGGCAACGGGGAGCATTACGCGCTGAGTTCATCGGGACTGAAGAGGTAAGGATAAAAGGGGTTCACAACCTGGAGAATGCCATGGCCGCATCGGCCATGGCTCTCCTTGCAGGTGTCCAACCGGGAGCCCTCGTGGAAGTACTGCGGGAATTCCCGGGCCTCGAACACAGGATGGAGTTTGTCCGTGAACTTGACGGCGTTCAGTATATCAATGATTCGAAGGGGACGAATGTCGGTGCCGTCGTGAGATCGATCGAAGGGTTCAGAGAGCCGATCGTCCTCATAGCAGGCGGAAGGGACAAGGCCGGTGATTTCGGACCTTTGAGATCCCTCATCAGGGAAAGGGTCAAGACCCTGGTGCTCATCGGTGAAGCATCAGGGACGATGAAGACGGCTCTCGGCGACCTCACGAAGACGGTCCTCGCGGGAGACTTCACGGAGGCGGTCCTTCTTGCGAGGCAGAACGCCCGGCGGGGAGACATCGTCCTGCTCTCTCCCGCCTGCGCGAGTTTCGATATGTTCAGGGATTTCGAGCACAGGGGTAAAGAATTCAAGAGGATCGTTATGGGGCTGTCATGA
- the murB gene encoding UDP-N-acetylmuramate dehydrogenase codes for MTGSAAMTEHKNILREIMEADDFKGDVLFDEPMKNRTTLRIGGPADAFAIPDDPTSLKYLLAGAAARGFPIMPVGGGSNLLVRDGGIAGIVLSVGAMDRITIIEEKDEGIRLFVQAGSPLQKLVHFAKEQGCRGIEGLAGIPGSVGGAVKGNAGSFGYAAADVIESVTVINREGRLVVLKREELRFGYRSADIPDDGIVLSANVRLEKDDPSAVAERMKGFLREKREKQPLSAWSAGCVFRNPEGAAAGKLIDEARCKGMKRGGIEVSALHANFFINRGDGTAADFLALMEDVRERVKRVFGTELELEMRIAGRT; via the coding sequence ATGACCGGTTCAGCCGCTATGACGGAGCATAAGAATATTTTAAGAGAGATTATGGAGGCAGATGACTTCAAGGGCGACGTCCTCTTTGATGAACCCATGAAAAACAGGACCACACTCAGAATAGGGGGTCCTGCCGACGCCTTTGCGATTCCCGATGATCCGACCTCCCTGAAATATCTTCTTGCGGGAGCCGCTGCCAGGGGCTTCCCGATTATGCCCGTGGGCGGGGGCAGCAACCTTCTCGTCCGCGATGGAGGCATTGCCGGAATCGTTCTCTCCGTCGGGGCGATGGATCGCATCACGATTATCGAGGAGAAGGACGAAGGGATACGGCTCTTTGTGCAGGCGGGATCACCGCTTCAGAAGCTGGTCCATTTTGCAAAGGAGCAGGGATGCAGGGGGATTGAAGGTCTGGCCGGCATCCCGGGCTCTGTCGGCGGCGCCGTCAAAGGCAATGCCGGCTCCTTTGGATACGCTGCCGCTGATGTCATAGAATCGGTCACCGTGATAAACAGGGAAGGCCGCTTGGTTGTTCTTAAAAGGGAAGAGCTCCGGTTTGGCTACCGGTCGGCCGATATCCCCGATGACGGCATTGTACTCAGTGCAAATGTGAGATTAGAAAAGGACGACCCTTCTGCCGTTGCCGAAAGGATGAAGGGTTTCCTCAGAGAAAAGCGCGAAAAACAGCCTCTCTCCGCGTGGTCTGCCGGTTGCGTATTCAGGAACCCTGAGGGCGCCGCGGCAGGGAAGCTCATTGATGAGGCCCGGTGCAAGGGAATGAAGAGAGGCGGCATAGAGGTGTCTGCCCTTCATGCAAACTTCTTTATTAACAGGGGCGACGGAACTGCGGCTGATTTTCTTGCGCTCATGGAAGATGTAAGGGAGAGGGTTAAGAGGGTGTTCGGTACTGAGCTCGAACTGGAAATGAGGATTGCGGGAAGAACGTGA
- the ftsW gene encoding putative lipid II flippase FtsW, with the protein MNTFNERQYDRWLLFATLLLVGFGALMVYSSTSVVTPVFARRNITQFYYFRRHLFTILIGLSFLYLSSKIGADTLKKMAVPLLIFSLVLLVLVFVPKIGITAGGARRWIRLWPSTFQPSELVKLAMVIFLARYMSQPTYRTDSVLSFIIPIAVMGVFQVVFLKQPDFGAAMSLGLITVILLVLSGMRLKYVMSLALLIIPVSLKLVMEPYRFRRILSFLNPWDDSLGGGFQLIQSFIALGSGGFSGVGLGESKQKLSFLPESHTDFIFSLVGEELGFIGAAALVCFFLFQFIRGMQIANRAKDDPFSYYLASGLSMMIALQALINFAVATGLAPTKGLPLPFVSYGGSALLVNLVAIGILLNVSKGKRERKSVDRTEGIIRRKKAFMSVYGRKRAVTEGVASADQARRVAG; encoded by the coding sequence ATGAATACTTTCAACGAGAGACAGTATGACAGATGGCTTTTGTTCGCCACCCTCCTGCTCGTAGGGTTCGGAGCGCTCATGGTCTATAGCTCGACATCCGTTGTGACTCCCGTCTTCGCCAGGAGGAATATAACCCAGTTCTATTATTTCAGACGTCATCTCTTTACGATCCTCATAGGGCTTTCTTTCCTCTACCTCTCATCGAAAATCGGCGCAGATACCCTGAAGAAGATGGCTGTGCCCCTCCTCATCTTCTCCTTGGTCCTCCTCGTTCTCGTCTTCGTCCCTAAAATAGGCATTACCGCGGGCGGCGCACGGAGATGGATACGCCTCTGGCCCTCGACCTTCCAGCCGTCGGAGCTGGTGAAACTCGCGATGGTCATCTTCCTCGCCCGGTATATGTCGCAGCCGACATATAGGACCGACAGCGTCCTTTCCTTCATCATCCCGATCGCCGTCATGGGAGTCTTTCAGGTGGTATTCTTGAAACAGCCTGATTTCGGCGCCGCCATGAGTCTCGGACTCATCACGGTCATCCTCCTCGTACTCTCTGGAATGAGACTGAAGTATGTGATGTCCCTCGCGCTCCTGATCATCCCTGTTTCCCTGAAACTCGTGATGGAACCGTACCGCTTCAGGCGGATACTCTCCTTTCTCAATCCATGGGACGACTCTCTGGGCGGAGGGTTCCAGTTGATACAGTCCTTCATCGCTCTCGGAAGCGGGGGCTTCTCGGGCGTCGGCCTCGGAGAGAGCAAACAGAAACTATCCTTCCTTCCGGAGTCTCATACGGATTTCATCTTCTCCCTCGTCGGAGAGGAGCTCGGCTTCATCGGTGCCGCTGCCCTCGTCTGCTTCTTTCTCTTCCAGTTCATACGAGGCATGCAGATCGCGAACAGGGCGAAGGATGATCCCTTTTCCTACTATCTCGCATCGGGTCTTTCGATGATGATAGCGCTTCAGGCCCTGATAAATTTCGCCGTGGCCACCGGCCTCGCCCCGACGAAGGGGCTCCCGCTGCCTTTCGTGAGTTACGGCGGTTCGGCCCTCCTCGTCAACCTTGTGGCGATCGGGATCCTCCTCAATGTATCGAAGGGGAAGCGGGAGAGAAAGAGTGTTGACAGAACCGAGGGAATCATCAGAAGAAAGAAGGCATTCATGTCTGTTTACGGACGTAAGCGGGCCGTCACGGAAGGAGTGGCGTCAGCGGATCAGGCCAGGAGGGTGGCCGGATGA
- a CDS encoding D-alanine--D-alanine ligase has protein sequence MVTDRKIGVLMGGASAEREVSLKSGAAVFNALERRGYRVAAIDVGHDICDVLKREGIEIAILVLHGGHGENGAIQGLLEVMGIPYTGSRVLASALAMDKESAKKIFLYHRIPVPPFVVVGNGSSREGNGSEVNGFGKETVPFTLPWVLKPAAEGSSIGVSIVREEASFLPALDHALKFGGRVIIEKYIEGKEVQVGILNNTVLGAVEIRTKLDFYNYEAKYTPGLTDYILPPEIDAEVLGEAEGTALAAHRALGCEGATRVDLIIDSDGNPYVLEVNTIPGMTETSLLPKIANRAGLGFPELIEAILGEAIAGGEKR, from the coding sequence ATGGTAACGGATAGGAAGATAGGTGTTCTCATGGGTGGCGCTTCGGCGGAGCGAGAGGTCTCTCTCAAAAGCGGTGCCGCTGTCTTCAATGCCCTGGAACGCAGGGGATATCGGGTTGCAGCTATTGACGTCGGACATGACATCTGTGACGTGTTGAAGCGGGAAGGAATCGAAATAGCGATCCTCGTCCTTCACGGCGGACACGGCGAGAATGGGGCTATCCAAGGCCTCCTCGAGGTTATGGGTATTCCCTATACGGGATCACGGGTCCTCGCCTCAGCCCTTGCCATGGATAAGGAGTCCGCGAAAAAGATATTCCTTTACCATCGGATCCCTGTCCCGCCATTCGTCGTTGTCGGGAACGGTTCCTCTCGGGAGGGGAATGGATCGGAGGTGAACGGCTTCGGAAAAGAGACGGTCCCGTTTACCCTGCCCTGGGTGCTCAAGCCCGCAGCAGAGGGATCAAGCATAGGGGTGAGCATCGTGAGGGAGGAAGCCTCTTTTCTTCCTGCACTCGATCATGCCCTAAAGTTCGGCGGGCGAGTCATCATAGAAAAATATATAGAGGGCAAAGAGGTCCAGGTCGGCATTCTCAACAACACCGTCCTCGGCGCCGTGGAGATCAGGACGAAGCTTGATTTCTATAATTATGAAGCGAAATATACCCCCGGTCTTACAGACTACATACTCCCGCCCGAGATCGATGCCGAAGTTCTCGGGGAGGCGGAGGGCACGGCCCTCGCAGCCCATCGAGCCCTGGGATGTGAAGGCGCTACCAGGGTTGATCTCATCATCGATTCGGACGGGAATCCCTACGTGCTCGAGGTGAACACAATACCGGGAATGACCGAGACGAGCCTTCTTCCGAAGATAGCAAATCGTGCGGGACTCGGTTTCCCGGAGCTCATAGAGGCTATTCTGGGGGAGGCGATAGCCGGGGGAGAGAAGCGGTGA
- the murG gene encoding undecaprenyldiphospho-muramoylpentapeptide beta-N-acetylglucosaminyltransferase, with translation MKVVIAGGGTGGHLFPGIAIAEEIKRRDRSAEVIFIGTEHGIEASIIPKAGYQVKYLRAEGIVGKSPLKKIRGMARMVLSLYDSYTLLRELRPDAVIGVGGYASFGPVLIGKLLSMQTLITEQNSVPGLANKVLGRIADAVCVTYHESISFFPKSKTFITGNPIRTGILSGNREAAYGLFGLEKRKFTIFIFGGSSGARAINNAVSGAFTFITDLKDAVQFLHQTGKKDYEVIRETYRKWGFSGTVTAFVHQMAEAYAVADLVISRAGATTLAELTAVGKPAILIPYPHAAGHHQELNAQRLSEMGAVRVILDQDLDGETLAKNIRDLYRDAEMRSEMQRSSKTLGKPDAGQKVVDILLSLLKMSALVGQQPAYRAAGSRLEAGGGSKHV, from the coding sequence ATGAAAGTAGTCATTGCAGGCGGCGGCACGGGCGGTCATCTCTTCCCCGGCATCGCCATAGCAGAAGAGATCAAGAGAAGGGACAGGTCTGCCGAAGTGATCTTTATCGGGACGGAGCACGGCATCGAGGCCTCCATAATACCGAAGGCCGGATACCAGGTAAAGTATCTCAGGGCGGAGGGCATTGTAGGGAAGTCGCCCCTGAAGAAGATCAGGGGCATGGCGAGAATGGTTCTCTCGCTTTACGACTCCTATACCCTGCTGCGGGAATTGCGGCCTGATGCTGTCATCGGGGTGGGCGGCTACGCTTCCTTCGGTCCTGTCCTCATCGGGAAGCTCCTGTCTATGCAGACACTCATAACCGAGCAGAATTCCGTCCCGGGCCTTGCGAATAAGGTGCTCGGGAGGATTGCCGATGCTGTCTGCGTAACCTATCATGAGAGCATTTCCTTCTTCCCGAAGAGCAAGACTTTCATAACGGGCAACCCCATCAGAACGGGGATCCTTTCGGGCAACAGGGAAGCTGCTTACGGCCTCTTCGGCCTCGAGAAGAGGAAATTCACGATCTTCATCTTCGGCGGAAGCTCCGGTGCGAGGGCCATCAATAATGCGGTTAGCGGTGCCTTTACATTCATTACCGATCTGAAGGACGCCGTTCAATTCCTTCATCAGACCGGGAAGAAGGACTACGAGGTCATCCGCGAGACGTACCGGAAATGGGGGTTCAGCGGGACCGTGACCGCCTTCGTCCATCAAATGGCCGAGGCCTATGCCGTGGCGGACCTCGTGATATCGAGGGCGGGCGCTACGACCCTTGCCGAACTGACAGCGGTCGGAAAGCCGGCGATCCTCATACCGTACCCGCATGCAGCAGGACATCATCAGGAGTTGAACGCCCAGAGGCTTTCCGAGATGGGGGCCGTCCGGGTGATCCTTGATCAGGATCTCGACGGCGAGACCCTCGCAAAAAATATACGGGATCTTTACCGCGACGCGGAGATGAGGTCAGAGATGCAGAGGTCGAGCAAGACCCTTGGAAAGCCGGACGCGGGGCAGAAGGTCGTGGACATCCTCCTGAGCCTGCTCAAGATGTCTGCCCTCGTCGGACAACAACCGGCGTACAGGGCTGCGGGCAGCAGGCTGGAGGCGGGAGGCGGGTCGAAACATGTTTGA
- the ftsZ gene encoding cell division protein FtsZ, with amino-acid sequence MFEIDDVKGQAAKIKVVGVGGAGGNAVNNMIASGLQGVDFVAVNTDMQALETSLAATRVQIGASITRGLGAGADPQIGKQSALEDREVLADSLRGADMIFLTAGMGGGTGTGASPVITSLAKEMGILTVAIVTKPFFYEGKTRALKAEEGVRDLKVNVDTLIVIPNDRISLVVEKKVAFHKGFSVTDEVLRQAIQGISDIILTPGLINVDFADVKTTMENTGRAVMGVGAGKGEGGAIEAAKKAITNPLLEDSSIEGARGILINITGGTQLSLGDVQDAASIIYDSAHEGANIIFGAVINPDVEDEVKITVIATGFDEKKEKVELQQVRKWAPVREPLTYRGSERVLAKNIVPAVSMNGIASDLMPYEDPLDVPTFLRNAPQRTM; translated from the coding sequence ATGTTTGAGATCGACGACGTAAAAGGACAGGCAGCGAAGATTAAGGTAGTGGGTGTGGGAGGAGCGGGGGGCAATGCCGTAAATAACATGATAGCCTCCGGTCTCCAGGGAGTCGATTTTGTCGCCGTGAACACTGACATGCAGGCACTCGAGACATCGCTCGCCGCGACAAGGGTTCAGATCGGTGCTTCGATTACGCGGGGGCTCGGAGCCGGCGCCGACCCGCAGATAGGAAAACAGTCCGCCCTGGAAGACCGGGAAGTCTTGGCCGACTCCCTTCGCGGCGCCGATATGATCTTTCTTACAGCGGGCATGGGAGGAGGTACCGGCACCGGCGCCTCTCCCGTTATCACAAGCCTCGCGAAGGAGATGGGGATATTGACCGTGGCGATCGTCACAAAACCGTTCTTCTACGAAGGAAAGACGAGGGCGCTGAAGGCTGAGGAAGGGGTGCGGGATCTCAAGGTTAACGTGGATACCCTCATCGTGATCCCCAATGACCGTATATCTCTTGTCGTCGAAAAGAAGGTGGCATTCCACAAGGGCTTTTCCGTTACCGATGAAGTCCTCAGACAGGCGATACAGGGGATCTCCGATATCATCCTGACCCCCGGTCTCATTAACGTCGATTTTGCCGATGTGAAGACGACGATGGAGAACACCGGAAGGGCTGTCATGGGCGTCGGGGCCGGAAAGGGAGAAGGCGGCGCTATTGAGGCGGCGAAGAAAGCGATAACGAATCCCCTCCTCGAAGACTCGTCCATCGAAGGTGCCAGGGGAATCCTCATCAACATCACCGGCGGCACGCAGCTCTCTCTCGGGGACGTGCAGGACGCCGCCTCGATTATTTATGACTCCGCCCACGAGGGCGCAAATATCATATTCGGAGCGGTCATTAATCCGGATGTCGAAGATGAAGTGAAGATTACCGTCATAGCAACGGGTTTTGACGAAAAGAAGGAGAAGGTCGAACTGCAGCAGGTAAGGAAGTGGGCGCCTGTCAGGGAGCCGCTCACCTACCGCGGCTCTGAGCGGGTTCTCGCAAAAAACATAGTCCCCG
- the murC gene encoding UDP-N-acetylmuramate--L-alanine ligase — protein sequence MFERYRTIHFVGIGGIGMSGIAEVLHNLGYEITGSDLKETETIVRLRVLGMKVSIGHRRENIDDAHVVVVSSAVSAQNPEVMAAKERSIPVIPRAEMLAELGRLKYGILVAGAHGKTTTTSLLATILAHGGIDPTVVIGGKLRSTGSNARLGQGDFIVAEADESDGSFLKLSPTIAIVTNIDREHMDFFNDMDSLKDAFVSFINKVPFYGLSILCIENRFVREILPKIHRKYITYGFSRDADISADSIVQGYLSITFDVYYKGKKLGNFLVPVPGIHNVLNSLASIAVGVELKMDIEKIKEGLRSFSGIQRRFEFKGEAKGIRVFDDYGHHPAEIQATLRAAREALTAAPRGDLPGEGRLVVLFQPHRYTRTRDLFDEFASSFGDADVLYLMDIYPAGERPLDGVNSERLLHAMHEKGLRNVTYMPDRERIVKSLVSMLGPNDFLLTLGAGDVWRVGEELLKKMKDEG from the coding sequence ATGTTTGAGCGCTACCGGACGATTCACTTTGTGGGCATTGGCGGAATCGGCATGAGCGGGATCGCCGAGGTCCTCCATAATCTCGGATATGAGATCACGGGTTCCGATCTGAAGGAGACCGAGACGATCGTCAGACTCAGAGTTCTCGGGATGAAGGTCTCTATCGGACACCGTCGCGAAAACATCGACGATGCCCATGTTGTCGTTGTCTCTTCCGCCGTCTCAGCTCAGAACCCCGAGGTGATGGCAGCGAAGGAGAGGTCAATACCGGTCATCCCGAGGGCCGAGATGCTCGCTGAACTCGGAAGGTTGAAATACGGGATCCTCGTTGCCGGTGCACACGGCAAGACGACGACCACGTCACTTCTCGCGACCATACTCGCTCACGGCGGCATCGATCCGACAGTCGTGATAGGCGGCAAGCTGAGGTCCACGGGGAGCAACGCGAGGCTCGGACAGGGAGATTTCATCGTCGCAGAGGCCGATGAGAGCGATGGGTCTTTTCTGAAACTCTCTCCGACGATCGCGATCGTAACGAACATCGACAGGGAGCATATGGATTTCTTCAATGATATGGATTCCCTGAAGGATGCCTTCGTTTCCTTCATCAATAAAGTTCCTTTTTACGGACTCTCGATACTCTGCATCGAAAACCGGTTCGTACGGGAGATACTCCCGAAGATACACCGGAAATATATTACGTACGGATTTTCACGGGATGCCGACATCTCTGCCGATTCGATCGTTCAGGGGTATCTCTCGATCACCTTTGATGTGTATTACAAGGGCAAGAAGCTCGGCAATTTCCTCGTTCCCGTTCCCGGCATCCATAATGTGCTGAATAGCCTCGCAAGCATCGCGGTAGGCGTAGAACTCAAAATGGACATAGAAAAAATCAAGGAGGGACTGAGGAGTTTCAGCGGCATCCAGAGGAGGTTCGAATTTAAGGGCGAGGCGAAGGGCATCAGGGTATTTGACGATTACGGGCACCACCCCGCAGAAATACAGGCGACCCTCCGGGCTGCCAGGGAAGCACTGACCGCTGCGCCACGAGGCGACTTGCCGGGAGAGGGCAGGTTGGTCGTGCTTTTCCAGCCGCACCGGTATACGAGGACGCGGGACCTCTTCGATGAGTTCGCCTCCTCCTTTGGCGATGCCGACGTCCTCTATCTCATGGATATCTATCCGGCAGGGGAAAGGCCTCTCGATGGCGTGAACTCGGAGCGGTTACTCCATGCGATGCATGAGAAGGGGCTGCGGAATGTCACCTATATGCCTGATAGGGAACGCATCGTGAAGAGCCTTGTATCGATGCTCGGGCCGAACGATTTCTTGCTCACCCTCGGAGCCGGCGATGTCTGGAGAGTTGGGGAAGAACTCCTCAAGAAGATGAAGGATGAGGGATGA
- a CDS encoding FtsQ-type POTRA domain-containing protein codes for MKAIHRKNGRTAPTRRSWVRRHYRALLVLFLLGSAGVVLGVGLYRVSSGIFAVKEVVFSGNRHMSDAELRAAAGVKKGDNLLMVSPRRVSERLLESPWIRTVSIRKELPERLLIRVSEATPFAILDRKGHSFLIDEKGRMLEKIQGDGVPFLPIINGDPAKMRETFVEALRLAGVLKEKKIATERNRVEILANGKGPEELAVVIDSVIIKVGSGDYEQKIERFFSLEDEIKKRAITVDYVDLRFASRVVVKPVNEVVR; via the coding sequence GTGAAGGCCATCCACAGGAAGAACGGCCGTACCGCACCAACCCGGAGGTCCTGGGTCAGGAGACATTACCGTGCGCTTCTCGTTCTCTTCCTCCTCGGCTCTGCGGGCGTCGTGCTCGGTGTCGGTCTCTATCGGGTCAGTTCGGGGATATTCGCCGTGAAGGAGGTAGTCTTTTCAGGGAACAGGCATATGTCGGATGCGGAGTTGAGAGCAGCTGCAGGGGTCAAGAAAGGGGACAATCTTCTCATGGTATCTCCCCGGCGCGTTTCCGAGAGGCTGTTGGAGTCTCCCTGGATCCGGACCGTGAGTATCAGAAAGGAACTTCCGGAACGCCTCTTGATAAGGGTTTCGGAGGCGACGCCCTTCGCCATCCTGGATAGAAAGGGTCATTCTTTTCTCATCGACGAAAAGGGCAGGATGCTCGAGAAGATACAGGGCGACGGTGTTCCGTTTCTGCCGATAATAAACGGCGATCCTGCCAAGATGCGTGAAACCTTTGTCGAGGCGCTTAGGCTCGCGGGCGTTCTCAAAGAGAAGAAGATCGCCACGGAACGCAACCGCGTTGAGATCCTCGCAAACGGGAAGGGGCCAGAGGAGCTGGCCGTCGTGATTGACAGCGTGATCATTAAGGTCGGATCCGGGGACTATGAACAGAAGATCGAGAGGTTTTTTTCCCTTGAAGATGAGATAAAGAAGCGGGCGATCACCGTTGATTACGTTGACCTTAGATTCGCCAGCAGAGTTGTCGTCAAGCCGGTGAACGAGGTGGTCAGATGA
- the ftsA gene encoding cell division protein FtsA: MTASQKSGSKLAVGLDVGTTKICAIVGKEERGKITILAVGVSPSAGLRKGVVVDADLAVSSIQRAIRDASEKAGRPIRSAYVGIAGGHIKGFSGSGAIAIKNREVRLDDVERLMDAAGAVYVPVERDILHVIPAGFRLDGLNGITDPIGMQGELLEANVHIVTGSVASVRNLIACCTRAGVDVLDILLEPLASAEAVLGETERNKGTVLVDIGGGTTDMALYRDGVLRHTAVLAIGGDHLTNDIAVGLGVTAGEAEKIKKAYGCASPGMVDSHESLSAVIDLGGGEAKTLKIPLRHLSEIIRARCEEFLGLVRKEVVGVPFALSKAAVVLTGGTSLLRGIGELAGEIFGTPVKIGIPEGVTDGGLVRSPIYATGVGLVRYGLSRYYHDHADFEAAGVFERMRKWVNGFFR; this comes from the coding sequence ATGACCGCTTCGCAGAAATCGGGGAGCAAACTCGCCGTCGGTCTCGATGTCGGCACGACGAAGATATGTGCCATAGTCGGGAAAGAGGAGCGGGGGAAGATCACGATCCTGGCGGTAGGCGTTTCCCCATCAGCGGGGCTGAGAAAGGGTGTCGTGGTCGATGCGGATCTGGCCGTGAGTTCGATACAGCGGGCGATACGGGATGCCTCGGAGAAGGCCGGCCGGCCGATACGGTCTGCCTACGTCGGAATCGCCGGAGGACACATCAAGGGCTTCAGCGGGAGCGGCGCCATAGCTATTAAGAACAGAGAGGTGAGGCTGGATGACGTCGAGAGGCTGATGGACGCTGCCGGTGCAGTGTACGTGCCTGTGGAGAGGGACATCCTCCATGTAATACCCGCAGGTTTCAGGCTTGACGGACTGAACGGCATTACGGATCCGATAGGAATGCAGGGGGAACTCCTTGAGGCTAATGTCCATATCGTCACCGGTTCTGTCGCATCGGTCAGGAATCTCATCGCGTGCTGCACGAGGGCGGGGGTCGATGTGCTCGACATCCTCCTCGAACCCCTCGCCTCTGCTGAAGCCGTATTGGGGGAGACCGAGAGGAATAAAGGGACGGTTCTCGTAGATATCGGCGGCGGCACAACGGACATGGCCCTTTACAGGGATGGCGTCTTGCGTCACACGGCGGTGCTCGCGATCGGCGGGGACCACCTTACCAATGATATCGCCGTAGGTCTCGGAGTGACCGCGGGAGAGGCTGAAAAGATAAAGAAGGCATACGGTTGCGCGTCACCGGGAATGGTCGATAGTCATGAAAGCCTGTCTGCCGTCATCGATCTTGGAGGCGGCGAAGCAAAGACCCTGAAGATACCGCTGCGGCACCTTTCGGAAATAATCCGGGCACGGTGCGAAGAATTCCTCGGACTGGTCAGAAAAGAGGTGGTAGGTGTCCCCTTTGCCCTTTCGAAGGCGGCAGTCGTGCTGACGGGAGGCACATCGCTCTTGAGGGGAATCGGGGAGCTTGCCGGTGAGATCTTCGGTACCCCCGTGAAGATCGGCATACCCGAGGGAGTGACGGACGGGGGCCTGGTGCGCAGTCCCATATACGCAACGGGTGTGGGGTTAGTCCGGTACGGTCTCAGCCGGTATTATCATGATCATGCCGATTTTGAAGCTGCCGGGGTTTTTGAACGCATGAGAAAATGGGTTAACGGTTTTTTTAGATAA